The Flavobacterium faecale genome has a segment encoding these proteins:
- a CDS encoding CvfB family protein, producing MIKIGKYNALKILRDTQVGLFLGDPEKDPEGVHDVLLPNKYVPNVFEIGEELIVFVYLDHEQRPVATTLEPYILLNEFALLRVNYTNQVGAFMDWGMEKDILVPFKEQARPMEKGKRYLVYLYMDEKTNRLVASSKTNQFLKNEELTVEKGEEVDLIVSHITEIGINVIINEQHKGLLYKDEVYDDAIRTGDRMRGFIKNIRPDNKIDVALQEQGYASVEPNAELILNELRASRGFLRLNDKSHPEDIKTVLKMSKKIFKKAIGALYREKLIEIKEDGIYLIEAPL from the coding sequence ATGATTAAAATAGGAAAATATAACGCGCTAAAGATTTTGCGTGATACACAAGTTGGTTTGTTTTTGGGAGATCCAGAGAAAGATCCAGAAGGTGTTCATGATGTGCTTTTGCCTAATAAATATGTGCCCAATGTTTTTGAAATTGGGGAAGAGTTGATTGTTTTTGTATACTTGGATCACGAACAACGTCCTGTTGCAACGACACTTGAACCTTATATTTTGTTGAATGAATTTGCGCTTTTGCGTGTGAATTATACCAATCAAGTCGGTGCCTTCATGGACTGGGGAATGGAGAAAGATATCTTGGTTCCGTTCAAAGAACAAGCACGTCCGATGGAAAAAGGAAAGCGCTACTTGGTGTATTTGTATATGGATGAGAAAACAAATCGCTTGGTTGCTTCGAGTAAAACAAATCAGTTTTTGAAAAACGAGGAGTTAACTGTTGAAAAAGGAGAAGAAGTTGATTTGATTGTATCGCATATTACCGAAATTGGTATTAATGTGATTATCAATGAACAACACAAAGGTTTGTTGTATAAAGATGAAGTATATGATGATGCTATACGTACGGGTGATCGTATGCGAGGCTTTATTAAAAACATTCGTCCTGACAACAAAATTGATGTTGCATTGCAGGAGCAAGGGTACGCAAGCGTGGAACCAAATGCCGAATTGATTTTGAATGAATTGAGAGCTAGCCGAGGTTTCTTACGTTTAAATGACAAATCGCATCCAGAAGATATTAAGACGGTCTTGAAAATGAGTAAAAAGATTTTTAAGAAAGCGATTGGTGCTTTGTATAGAGAGAAGTTAATCGAAATTAAAGAGGACGGTATTTATTTAATAGAAGCGCCTTTATAG
- a CDS encoding 1,4-dihydroxy-2-naphthoyl-CoA synthase, which translates to MDWITAKEYEDITYKKCDGVARIAFNRPNVRNAFRPKTTAELYDAFYDAQEDTSIGVVLLSAEGPSTKDGVYSFCSGGDQNARGHQGYVGEDGQHRLNILEVQRLIRFMPKVVIAVVPGWAVGGGHSLHVVCDMSLASKEHAIFKQTDADVTSFDGGYGSAYLAKMVGQKKAREIFFLGRNYSAQEAFEMGMVNAVIPHDELEDTAFEWAQEILGKSPMAIKMLKFAMNLTDDGMVGQQVFAGEATRLAYMTEEAKEGRNAFLEKRKPNFEKKWLP; encoded by the coding sequence ATGGATTGGATTACTGCCAAAGAATACGAAGATATCACCTATAAAAAATGCGATGGAGTGGCGAGAATAGCCTTCAATCGTCCTAATGTTCGAAATGCCTTTCGTCCTAAAACTACAGCTGAATTATATGATGCTTTTTATGATGCGCAAGAAGATACTTCAATAGGAGTTGTTTTGCTTTCTGCTGAAGGTCCGTCAACAAAGGATGGTGTATATTCTTTTTGTAGTGGTGGAGATCAAAATGCGCGAGGTCATCAAGGTTATGTGGGTGAAGATGGACAACATCGTTTAAATATTTTAGAGGTGCAGCGTTTAATTCGTTTCATGCCAAAGGTTGTTATTGCTGTCGTGCCTGGATGGGCAGTTGGTGGTGGGCATAGCTTGCATGTTGTGTGCGATATGAGTTTAGCATCCAAAGAACATGCTATTTTTAAACAAACAGATGCCGATGTAACTAGTTTTGACGGTGGTTATGGCTCTGCATACCTTGCGAAAATGGTTGGTCAAAAGAAAGCTAGAGAGATTTTCTTTTTAGGTCGAAATTATTCGGCTCAAGAAGCTTTTGAAATGGGAATGGTAAATGCAGTTATTCCTCATGATGAGTTAGAAGATACTGCTTTTGAGTGGGCGCAAGAAATCTTAGGAAAATCGCCTATGGCTATTAAAATGCTGAAATTTGCTATGAATCTTACCGATGACGGAATGGTAGGGCAACAAGTATTTGCTGGTGAGGCGACTCGTTTGGCCTATATGACCGAAGAAGCTAAAGAAGGTAGAAATGCATTCTTAGAAAAAAGAAAACCAAACTTCGAGAAAAAATGGTTGCCATAA
- the menA gene encoding 1,4-dihydroxy-2-naphthoate octaprenyltransferase: MKHWIEAARLRTLPLSVSGIIVGSMYALAHPTATELTPSEVFDWKIFGFAMLTTLGLQVLSNFANDYGDGVKGTDNEDRVGPKRAIQSGAISAPAMKRGIIITAGLTLLSAILLIYYAFGQSNLIYSLFFLVLGILAIVSAIRYTVGNTAYGYRGYGDLFVFIFFGLVSTLGVNFLFSKELDAFLFLPAIAIGLLSVGVLNLNNMRDEASDRKSNKNTIVVKIGAAKAKKYHYFLIVTAMVLVVLFAVLEKFNFDQYIFVLAYVPLIKHLSTVYKNQNPKELDPELKKVALSTFVLSVLLSLGMIFFFSDILVNLFMGGR, encoded by the coding sequence ATGAAACATTGGATTGAAGCCGCACGTTTGCGCACTTTGCCCTTATCAGTATCTGGAATTATAGTGGGTAGTATGTATGCTTTGGCGCATCCAACGGCTACAGAGCTCACTCCGTCAGAGGTATTTGATTGGAAAATATTTGGTTTTGCAATGCTTACAACCTTAGGCTTGCAAGTCTTGTCTAATTTTGCCAATGATTATGGTGATGGCGTTAAAGGAACGGATAATGAAGATAGAGTAGGACCAAAACGCGCCATTCAGAGTGGAGCCATTTCGGCACCAGCCATGAAACGCGGCATTATAATTACTGCTGGTTTGACTTTATTATCAGCTATTTTACTTATTTATTATGCTTTTGGGCAAAGTAACCTGATTTATTCTCTTTTCTTTTTGGTGTTAGGAATCTTAGCGATTGTTTCAGCCATTCGATATACGGTAGGAAATACAGCTTATGGATACCGTGGTTACGGAGATTTGTTTGTCTTTATATTCTTCGGATTGGTCAGTACTTTGGGAGTCAATTTTTTATTCTCCAAAGAACTTGATGCCTTTCTGTTTTTGCCAGCTATAGCAATCGGTTTATTGAGTGTTGGAGTTTTGAATCTCAATAATATGCGTGATGAAGCATCTGATCGAAAATCAAACAAGAATACAATCGTTGTAAAAATAGGTGCAGCAAAGGCCAAAAAATACCATTACTTTTTGATTGTTACCGCCATGGTTTTGGTAGTACTTTTTGCCGTATTAGAGAAATTTAATTTTGATCAGTATATTTTTGTATTAGCATATGTACCTTTAATTAAACATTTAAGTACAGTGTATAAGAATCAAAACCCGAAGGAGTTAGATCCAGAATTAAAGAAGGTGGCGCTAAGTACTTTTGTGCTTTCAGTGTTACTTTCGTTAGGAATGATTTTCTTCTTTTCGGATATTTTGGTAAATCTCTTTATGGGAGGAAGATAG